The following DNA comes from Chromatiales bacterium.
TCCAGGCCGCCTGGGCCGGCCACCAGTCAGACATCAGCGCGTTCGCCGGCCAGCGCATCCATCTGCTCGTCGAAGCCAACGACTCTGCCCCCGGCAGTCTCGTCGAAGCCGCCGTCGATGACGTCAGGATCGTCGCGACCGTGCCCGGCGCCCCGCTTCCCTGAGGCCTGGTCGTAGGCAGTCCGCAGCCATCGCCGAAGAAGCAACCCCGAGGCTTCGCTTCTGAACCTCTGGCAACCGGGGCGACCAATCGACCAAGGCTATCCGGGTTGACCCACGACCGCTGCGGGATAACCTTTGAACCATCGATCCCCGACATAGTCACGATCGGGCGAATACCCCTCGGCAAAAACATCGAGACTCGCGGCCGCGAAGGAATCGTAGTCTTCTCCGAGTTCCTGCCGACTGAAGTGATAACGGTGCCCCCAGCGATTCTGGATGTCGAGCGGCCCCAGCCGCGCCCTCAATGCGCCGTGGCGATCATGGAGACGATCCAGCCCCAGATACTTGTAATGCAGGTTCAGCACCTCATTCCGTTGCGGGATGCAGATGTCCCCCTCGAAACGCGCGCGGTGCCGGCCTGGTCCAAAATTGGTTGCGATCACGGCGTTCGGATTGAAGATCTGCATCTTGCTCATCTGACTCCACGGCGCACCCATCGTCAGTTCACGATAGAGCGGCACATCCGTATCGGGAAAACCGGCGCTGACCATCTGGAAGCCAAGGCTCGGGATCGCGGTTACGCCCGCGGCCCGGCACTCTGAAAGGTAGTCACGCATCCGCGGGTGATACAGATGCTCATCGAGGTTCACGATGAACACCCAGTCCGCAACGCCGCGGCTCTCCATCCAGCACTCGTTGTAGAAGTGCAGCGCCGACTTGACCCATGATTCGGGATACCTGCGCAGTTGCGGCCGCAGTTCA
Coding sequences within:
- a CDS encoding glycosyltransferase family 2 protein, with amino-acid sequence MMVHLYALSWNDGRMVDYFLRHYEPFVDRFFIYDDGSTDGTRDTFAARDDVELRPQLRRYPESWVKSALHFYNECWMESRGVADWVFIVNLDEHLYHPRMRDYLSECRAAGVTAIPSLGFQMVSAGFPDTDVPLYRELTMGAPWSQMSKMQIFNPNAVIATNFGPGRHRARFEGDICIPQRNEVLNLHYKYLGLDRLHDRHGALRARLGPLDIQNRWGHRYHFSRQELGEDYDSFAAASLDVFAEGYSPDRDYVGDRWFKGYPAAVVGQPG